One window of the Primulina eburnea isolate SZY01 chromosome 18, ASM2296580v1, whole genome shotgun sequence genome contains the following:
- the LOC140819783 gene encoding psbP-like protein 1, chloroplastic, translating into MVSFHASPSIHHTWLLNPSAQLGLYRHGLFRRNISFIVRSEHGSSSSTSPCKEDRSGRRQLLALGVTIAPWFLLSPQTSMTFAAEAKKGFIPVTDKKDGYTFLYPFGWQEVIVQGEDKVFKDVIEPLESVSVNVIPSGKENIREFGPPQQVAETLIKKVLTSPSQKPKLIEASEHEVDGKTYYTIEFIAQAPNYTRHALSAVCIGNGKFYTLTTGANERRWEKMKDRLKTVVESFQIFNV; encoded by the exons ATGGTGTCATTCCATGCGTCACCATCAATCCATCATACGTGGTTGCTAAATCCATCAGCACAG CTAGGTTTATATAGGCATGGACTATTTCGAAGAAATATATCCTTCATTGTGAGGTCAGAGCATGGGTCTTCATCTTCAACTTCTCCTTGCAAAGAAG ATAGATCTGGACGGCGCCAACTGCTTGCCTTGGGGGTAACAATTGCACCATGGTTTTTGTTGTCCCCTCAGACTTCGATGACAT TTGCTGCAGAAGCGAAGAAGGGATTTATACCGGTGACAGATAAGAAAGATGGATACACTTTTCTGTATCCCTTCGGCTGGCAG GAGGTTATTGTTCAAGGTGAAGACAAGGTCTTCAAAGATGTTATTGAACCTTTGGAAAGTGTCAGTGTGAATGTGATACCCTCTGGCAAAGAAAATATTCGTGAATTTGGGCCTCCGCAGCAG GTTGCTGAAACTTTGATAAAAAAGGTTTTGACTTCTCCTTCTCAAAAACCAAAGTTGATTGAGGCATCCGAG CACGAGGTGGATGGGAAGACATACTACACAATTGAATTCATAGCTCAAGCTCCAAATTACACTAGACATGCTCTTAGTGCAGTATGTATTGGAAATG GGAAGTTCTACACGTTGACAACAGGCGCGAACGAGAGGAGATGGGAGAAGATGAAGGATAGGCTGAAAACCGTCGTCGAATccttccaaattttcaatgtgTAA
- the LOC140819646 gene encoding UDP-arabinopyranose mutase 3-like yields the protein MVISKSATPVLKDELDIVIPTIRNLDFLEMWRTFFEPYHLIIVQDGDPSKVIKVPDGFDYELYNRNDINKILGPKSNCISFKDSACRCFGYMVSKKKYIFTIDDDCFVAKDPSGKEINALEQHIKNLLSPSTPFFFNTLYDPYREGANFVRGYPFSLREGVPTAVSHGLWLNIPDYDAPTQLVKPLERNNRFVDAVMTIPKGTLFPMCGMNLAFNRELIGPAMYFGLMGDGQPIGGYDDMWAGWCTKVICDHLGLGVKTGLPYIWHSKASNPFVNLKKEYKGIYWQEELIPFFQSVALPKDCTTVQKCYLEISKQVKAKLGKVDDYFNKLADAMATWIEAWDELNPSKTPAALSNSTAK from the exons ATGGTGATCTCGAAATCCGCCACGCCGGTGTTGAAAGATGAGCTAGATATAGTGATCCCGACGATCCGAAACCTGGATTTTTTGGAGATGTGGCGGACATTCTTCGAGCCATACCATCTGATCATAGTGCAAGATGGGGACCCGTCGAAGGTTATCAAGGTTCCAGATGGttttgattatgaattgtacaACAGGAACGACATTAACAAGATTCTGGGTCCCAAGTCAAACTGCATCTCGTTCAAGGATTCTGCGTGCCGATGCTTTGGGTACATGGTTTCCAAGAAGAAGTATATCTTCACTATCGATGATGATTGCTTT GTTGCTAAAGATCCATCTGGCAAGGAGATCAATGCTCTTGAGCAGCACATTAAGAACCTCTTGAGCCCATCAACTCCGTTCTTTTTCAACACTCTTTATGACCCTTACCGTGAAGGCGCCAATTTTGTTCGGGGATACCCCTTCAGTCTTCGTGAAGGTGTACCAACCGCGGTCTCTCATGGGCTTTGGCTCAACATACCGGACTATGATGCACCGACTCAGCTTGTCAAGCCTCTGGAAAGGAACAACAG GTTTGTTGATGCAGTTATGACCATCCCAAAGGGTACCCTCTTCCCAATGTGTGGCATGAACCTTGCTTTCAACCGTGAATTGATAGGCCCGGCTATGTACTTTGGACTAATGGGCGACGGCCAGCCAATTGGAGGCTACGACGACATGTGGGCAGGCTGGTGCACTAAG GTGATATGTGATCACTTAGGATTGGGAGTCAAAACTGGCTTGCCATACATTTGGCACAGCAAAGCTAGCAACCCATTCGTGAACCTCAAGAAGGAATACAAAGGTATCTATTGGCAAGAGGAACTGATACCATTTTTCCAATCTGTTGCTCTTCCAAAAGACTGCACCACCGTCCAAAAATGCTACCTCGAAATCTCCAAGCAAGTGAAGGCAAAGCTCGGTAAGGTGGATGATTATTTCAACAAGCTTGCGGATGCAATGGCCACATGGATTGAAGCATGGGACGAGCTTAACCCCTCGAAAACCCCAGCCGCTCTTTCCAACAGCACTGCTAAGTAG
- the LOC140819886 gene encoding cytochrome P450 78A5 — MSSDYGFLFIPSAGYSSTALNVEILFCFLLFCAIFAFWLTPGGLAWALLKTQTRLKTELPGPSGLPVLGFALVFTNSLAHRILCKVSQALKASYLMCFSVGFTRFIVSSSPESAKEILNSSAFADRPVKESAYELLFHKAMGFAPYGEYWRNLRRISGTHLFCPRRISCLGELREGIGLRMVEEMKLQMERNGEIQLKNVLHSGSLNNVMISVFGKMYDFNGENGDGTELKGLVKEGYELLGVFNWSDHFPLLGRLDLQGVRRRSQELVCRVNIFVGNIIKEHRLKRVGKNGRISQLSEEKSHDFVDVLLDLEKENKLTDSEMIAVLWEMIFRGTDTVAILLEWILARMILHPEIQAKAQAEIDKVIGTNKAVTDSDLPNLPYTQAIVKETLRMHPPGPLLSWARLSIHDTYVGPHFIPAGTTAMVNMWAITHDGEIWPEPEKFRPERFLEEDVSIMGCDLRLAPFGAGRRVCPGKTLGLATVQLWLAQLLHQFRWMHSDKHGVDLSECLKLSMEMKTPLICKAFPRIS; from the exons ATGTCTTCAGACTACGGTTTCCTCTTCATTCCATCCGCCGGATACTCTTCAACGGCGCTGAATGTCGAGATTTTATTCTGTTTCCTTCTGTTTTGTGCAATATTCGCCTTCTGGTTGACACCAGGCGGGCTTGCATGGGCTCTTTTGAAGACCCAAACGCGGCTGAAGACGGAACTTCCTGGCCCTTCTGGCCTGCCTGTTCTTGGTTTCGCTCTGGTCTTTACGAATTCCTTAGCGCACAGGATCCTGTGCAAGGTGTCTCAGGCCTTGAAAGCTTCGTATCTGATGTGTTTCTCTGTTGGGTTCACGCGTTTCATTGTTTCGAGCAGCCCTGAGTCTGCTAAAGAGATCTTGAACAGCTCGGCCTTCGCGGACCGGCCCGTGAAGGAATCCGCGTACGAGCTTCTGTTTCACAAGGCCATGGGGTTCGCCCCGTATGGAGAGTACTGGAGGAACTTGAGGAGAATCTCCGGCACCCATTTGTTCTGTCCGAGGAGGATATCGTGCTTGGGGGAGCTCCGGGAGGGAATCGGGCTTCGAATGGTGGAGGAAATGAAGCTGCAGATGGAGAGGAATGGAGAGATTCAACTGAAGAATGTGCTGCACTCTGGTTCATTAAACAATGTGATGATAAGTGTATTTGGTAAGATGTATGATTTCAATGGCGAAAACGGAGACGGGACGGAGCTAAAAGGATTGGTAAAAGAAGGATATGAACTGCTTGGTGTGTTCAACTGGAGTGATCATTTTCCACTTCTTGGGCGGCTGGATTTGCAGGGAGTTAGAAGGAGGAGCCAAGAATTGGTTTGTAGGGTAAATATTTTTGTTGGAAATATCATAAAGGAACACAGGCTAAAAAGGGTTGGTAAAAATGGAAGAATATCACAGCTTTCTGAGGAAAAATCCCATGATTTTGTTGATGTTTTGCTTGATCTAGAGAAAGAGAACAAGCTCACTGATTCAGAAATGATTGCTGTTCTTTGG GAAATGATCTTCAGAGGGACAGATACAGTTGCCATTCTTTTAGAATGGATTCTTGCAAGAATGATTCTTCATCCAGAGATCCAAGCCAAGGCTCAGGCCGAAATCGACAAGGTGATCGGAACCAACAAGGCAGTGACTGATTCTGATCTCCCAAATCTCCCTTACACCCAAGCCATTGTTAAGGAGACACTACGGATGCACCCGCCAGGCCCGTTACTCTCCTGGGCCCGTCTCTCCATCCACGACACTTATGTAGGCCCTCACTTCATCCCGGCTGGCACGACCGCGATGGTGAACATGTGGGCCATAACGCACGACGGGGAGATATGGCCCGAGCCCGAGAAATTCCGGCCTGAGAGGTTTCTCGAAGAGGATGTCTCCATCATGGGATGTGATCTCAGGTTGGCACCGTTTGGCGCCGGGAGAAGGGTGTGCCCCGGTAAAACGTTAGGACTCGCTACGGTTCAACTCTGGCTGGCTCAGTTGCTGCATCAGTTCCGCTGGATGCATTCGGATAAACATGGCGTCGACTTGTCGGAATGCTTGAAATTGTCCATGGAAATGAAGACGCCATTGATTTGCAAAGCTTTTCCtaggatttcttga